A part of Paenibacillus sp. 481 genomic DNA contains:
- a CDS encoding TIGR02530 family flagellar biosynthesis protein, which yields MKLNGPIGHIGSSAPLHAQQRRAGELSQPATKPSFQHMLERELKRSEPVHFSHHAKVRMQERGLELTSELMGKVQQAVAQAAGKGSKQALVVVDNAAFIVNVKARTVITALDEASQRDHVFTEIDSAILMK from the coding sequence ATGAAGCTGAATGGACCCATTGGTCATATCGGATCATCGGCCCCACTGCATGCGCAACAGCGTCGTGCTGGCGAGCTAAGCCAACCTGCCACGAAGCCTTCGTTCCAACATATGTTAGAACGAGAGTTGAAGCGTTCAGAGCCGGTGCATTTTAGTCATCATGCTAAGGTACGGATGCAAGAGCGTGGTTTGGAACTGACTTCTGAGCTTATGGGCAAAGTGCAGCAAGCTGTGGCACAAGCAGCAGGCAAGGGCTCAAAGCAAGCGTTAGTTGTCGTTGACAATGCTGCGTTTATTGTAAATGTAAAGGCACGAACCGTTATTACAGCCTTGGATGAAGCGTCTCAACGCGACCATGTGTTCACGGAGATCGATAGCGCGATTTTAATGAAATAA
- a CDS encoding flagellar hook-length control protein FliK, whose product MSMTVSATTSSSSTALAGGVQSKGGATEGGAFGSTLNQVMSGTSDGQTSSSLMTLNSLPEGMTGLIQDSTVDSLATLVEALVDQLKLTDAQLEQNPALLAELQQWVAQAQAWLTQTPLSSEAQVETLPPLAQQSQTITLVVRDLLQQAASQLNGTASTMQAVDAEEGMRLLQQLGQLLTGPQAGNSAAQQQPTLGKANAFQQALASSEQRVTAFTANTMSQTQVNHEGSQNGSLFVNASEVDVPELPHITTAGQLAMRAEGMQAEKAAPVMRAQHFAEDMMGFMVKQLRFKQFNGVSEAKISLYPEHLGQVDIRLTMQNGQLVARFVTEHVMAKDALEQQMSMLRGALTAQGIQVEKLEVTQQSASALTSSMFQEQRQTNAQREQSSSKQSKQRDERVDGIDGAGANDAEVAKAKMHLNAGSFFTASV is encoded by the coding sequence ATGAGTATGACGGTATCAGCAACAACTTCCAGCAGTAGCACAGCGCTGGCAGGCGGTGTGCAATCAAAGGGAGGCGCTACTGAAGGTGGTGCGTTTGGTTCAACGCTTAATCAAGTGATGAGCGGGACGTCTGACGGCCAAACTTCGAGCTCGTTGATGACTTTGAACAGCTTACCGGAAGGTATGACTGGCCTCATTCAGGATAGCACGGTTGATTCATTGGCAACGCTTGTAGAAGCGCTGGTTGATCAATTAAAGCTAACAGATGCTCAATTAGAGCAAAACCCTGCATTGCTAGCTGAATTGCAGCAGTGGGTTGCTCAAGCGCAAGCTTGGCTGACGCAAACGCCGCTAAGCAGCGAAGCTCAAGTCGAGACATTGCCTCCTTTGGCGCAACAATCGCAAACGATTACGTTAGTCGTTCGTGATTTGTTACAGCAAGCGGCTTCACAGTTAAATGGCACAGCTTCTACTATGCAAGCTGTAGATGCAGAAGAAGGGATGCGGTTGCTTCAACAGCTCGGTCAATTGCTGACAGGCCCACAAGCGGGGAATTCAGCAGCGCAGCAGCAACCTACGTTGGGGAAAGCCAATGCCTTTCAGCAAGCGTTAGCTTCAAGCGAGCAGCGTGTAACAGCTTTTACAGCCAATACGATGTCTCAAACACAGGTAAATCATGAAGGATCTCAGAACGGAAGCCTGTTCGTGAATGCGAGCGAAGTTGATGTTCCAGAATTGCCTCATATTACTACAGCAGGTCAGTTGGCTATGCGCGCAGAAGGCATGCAGGCGGAAAAAGCTGCACCTGTGATGCGTGCACAACATTTTGCTGAAGATATGATGGGCTTTATGGTCAAACAGTTGCGCTTTAAGCAATTTAACGGTGTGTCTGAAGCTAAAATCTCGCTTTACCCTGAACATCTTGGGCAAGTTGACATTCGCTTGACGATGCAGAACGGGCAATTAGTTGCACGGTTTGTAACCGAGCATGTAATGGCTAAAGATGCCTTGGAACAACAAATGTCGATGTTGCGAGGCGCGCTTACGGCACAAGGAATTCAAGTTGAGAAGCTTGAGGTGACGCAGCAGTCTGCTTCTGCACTTACTTCTTCGATGTTCCAAGAGCAGCGTCAAACGAACGCTCAGCGCGAGCAGTCTTCTAGCAAACAGTCAAAGCAGCGTGACGAACGTGTTGACGGCATTGACGGAGCAGGAGCTAACGACGCAGAAGTGGCGAAAGCCAAAATGCATTTAAATGCAGGCTCGTTCTTTACGGCGAGCGTGTAG
- the flgG gene encoding flagellar basal body rod protein FlgG: MIRSMYSGVSGMRGFQTKLDVIGNNIANVNTAGYKAGRVMFKDIMSQTISGVTPPGDNQGGINAKQIGLGVEIAAIDTIHTGGSAMTTNRPLDLRIDGDGFFPVRLSEDQEVPFLTRAGDFHLDADRNLVTSDGMFVMSSDGANIQLGEDVTSFTISETGEIIAKINDGTTSATGTFIGVVKVPNPEGLEKMGGNLYRSTPNSSPDGEVTITNANNGEVGTGAIISGQLEMSNVDLTAEFTEMIVAQRGFQANSRIITTSDEVLQEVVNLKR, translated from the coding sequence ATGATTCGCTCGATGTATTCAGGCGTATCGGGTATGCGTGGTTTTCAAACGAAACTCGACGTCATCGGTAACAACATTGCGAACGTTAATACGGCTGGCTATAAAGCTGGACGTGTAATGTTCAAAGATATTATGAGCCAAACCATTTCTGGAGTTACACCTCCTGGAGACAATCAAGGGGGTATAAACGCGAAGCAGATCGGTCTTGGTGTTGAGATAGCTGCTATCGACACGATTCATACGGGCGGTAGTGCAATGACAACAAACCGTCCGCTTGATTTGCGAATTGACGGCGATGGATTTTTCCCTGTGAGATTGAGTGAAGACCAGGAAGTTCCATTCTTGACACGTGCGGGCGACTTCCATTTGGATGCAGATCGCAACTTGGTTACTTCAGACGGTATGTTTGTGATGAGCAGCGATGGAGCTAATATTCAACTTGGTGAAGATGTTACATCTTTTACTATTTCTGAAACAGGCGAAATTATTGCGAAGATCAATGATGGAACTACATCTGCAACTGGAACATTTATCGGGGTAGTTAAAGTACCTAACCCAGAAGGTTTGGAAAAGATGGGTGGTAACTTGTATCGCAGCACGCCAAACTCCAGTCCTGATGGTGAAGTAACCATCACGAATGCGAACAACGGCGAGGTTGGTACAGGCGCTATCATTTCCGGTCAATTGGAAATGTCGAACGTCGATTTGACAGCAGAATTCACGGAGATGATCGTTGCGCAACGTGGTTTCCAAGCGAACTCACGTATCATTACGACTTCCGATGAAGTACTGCAAGAAGTAGTTAATTTGAAACGATAA
- a CDS encoding FliH/SctL family protein, translating into MSNLIKSSQYIPVEQMRLLEAVRKHQEQLALEEQQSEPLTKQKVLSQDRELADLRQSILDDAQAFAEQHVSSASEEAEYILTEAREQIEAWWREQREQDEALVEQLKREGYEQGYADGTLQAEETIREAYELKMAEAQTVLQQAYLAKDQLIQEAEPFVVTVSCAIAERIIDKHLATNEEAVLDMVRKALARKRESGTITLCVSPKQFSFIHAAREELSVAIDSQAELQIIPDASVNDHGCVVRSALGSIDARIDTQLSEIKKALLQVALHHGEKDVHEG; encoded by the coding sequence TTGTCTAATTTGATTAAATCATCTCAATACATCCCTGTAGAGCAAATGCGGTTGCTTGAAGCCGTGCGCAAGCATCAGGAACAGTTGGCGCTTGAAGAGCAGCAGAGCGAGCCGCTGACGAAGCAAAAAGTGTTATCGCAAGACCGTGAATTGGCTGACCTGCGACAATCCATTTTGGATGACGCGCAAGCGTTTGCCGAACAGCATGTGAGCTCCGCTTCGGAAGAGGCGGAGTACATACTGACAGAAGCGAGAGAGCAGATCGAAGCTTGGTGGCGTGAACAACGTGAGCAAGATGAAGCGCTCGTTGAGCAATTGAAGCGTGAAGGTTATGAACAAGGCTATGCAGACGGTACGCTGCAAGCGGAGGAAACGATTCGTGAAGCATACGAGTTGAAAATGGCAGAAGCGCAAACTGTTTTACAGCAAGCGTATCTGGCAAAAGACCAACTCATTCAAGAAGCGGAGCCTTTTGTCGTCACTGTTAGCTGTGCGATTGCAGAGCGCATTATAGACAAGCATCTCGCGACAAATGAGGAAGCCGTTCTTGATATGGTTCGTAAAGCACTGGCACGTAAGCGCGAAAGTGGCACGATAACGTTGTGCGTGTCGCCGAAACAATTTAGTTTTATTCATGCGGCGCGCGAAGAACTAAGTGTTGCGATAGATTCACAGGCTGAATTGCAAATCATTCCTGATGCAAGCGTCAATGATCATGGTTGTGTCGTTCGTTCTGCTCTAGGCAGTATTGATGCACGCATCGATACGCAATTGTCAGAGATTAAAAAGGCGCTCCTACAAGTTGCGCTGCACCACGGGGAGAAAGACGTTCATGAAGGTTAA
- a CDS encoding MotE family protein — translation MAKVSKEKALLEDQKEEKYSGVERILFFATPIVFTVILLGVLLTLFNVNWRNTVLSWAENIPVVNQWVDAAGEDEKQGADSPKKDTAVEQPKSDAKKVEELKELLASKDADLRNLASARKELETQVTDLKKQVSELKQKRTKETANAEQYDKQIKDLADMYARMMPSKAAPILENLATEEIVLVLDAMKQENRVKVLEKMNPKVAADASIMLKDVMPSENLQVKALQARLNKQEPAKKTHNGLDQTSLSKTFTSMTPKNGATVILETAKISPEKALAVLNAVDDDTRSKLLNAMTEIDKVKTTSLVSKLLPNK, via the coding sequence GTGGCAAAGGTCTCTAAAGAAAAAGCATTACTGGAAGATCAAAAGGAAGAAAAGTATTCGGGTGTTGAACGAATTTTATTTTTTGCGACACCGATTGTGTTTACCGTTATTTTGCTAGGGGTTCTATTAACATTATTTAATGTTAACTGGAGAAATACGGTGCTTAGTTGGGCGGAAAATATTCCAGTCGTAAATCAATGGGTAGACGCAGCTGGTGAGGACGAGAAGCAGGGTGCAGATTCGCCTAAGAAAGATACAGCTGTTGAGCAGCCAAAAAGCGATGCTAAAAAGGTGGAGGAGCTCAAAGAGTTGCTTGCCTCAAAGGATGCTGATTTGCGTAATTTGGCTAGTGCCCGTAAAGAATTAGAAACTCAAGTGACTGATTTGAAGAAACAAGTTAGTGAATTGAAACAGAAACGTACTAAAGAGACAGCTAATGCAGAGCAGTACGATAAGCAAATTAAAGATTTGGCAGATATGTATGCAAGGATGATGCCAAGTAAAGCTGCTCCTATTTTGGAGAACTTGGCGACTGAGGAAATCGTGCTTGTGCTGGATGCGATGAAACAGGAGAACCGAGTTAAAGTACTGGAAAAAATGAATCCAAAAGTTGCAGCTGATGCATCCATTATGTTGAAGGATGTTATGCCTTCTGAAAACTTGCAGGTGAAGGCGCTACAAGCTCGTCTTAACAAGCAGGAGCCGGCGAAAAAAACGCACAACGGACTTGATCAAACATCATTGAGCAAGACGTTTACGAGTATGACGCCGAAAAATGGTGCAACCGTTATTTTGGAGACAGCTAAAATTAGCCCTGAAAAAGCGTTAGCCGTATTAAATGCGGTTGATGATGATACGCGTTCCAAATTGTTAAATGCGATGACAGAGATCGATAAAGTGAAGACGACGAGCTTGGTATCAAAGCTATTGCCTAACAAATAA
- a CDS encoding flagellar FlbD family protein — MIQVTRLNGSKMWLNALLIESVEETPDTYISLTTGKRIIVLEDASEVISLIQQYIRSVGVVSGTIKTQSSEGQP, encoded by the coding sequence ATGATACAGGTTACACGTCTGAACGGTTCAAAAATGTGGCTTAACGCGTTACTGATTGAATCCGTAGAAGAAACGCCTGATACGTACATTTCGTTGACGACAGGCAAAAGAATAATCGTGTTAGAGGATGCTTCCGAAGTTATCAGCCTTATTCAACAATACATACGTTCCGTTGGAGTCGTTTCAGGAACGATTAAGACACAATCATCGGAGGGACAGCCATGA
- a CDS encoding flagellar hook capping FlgD N-terminal domain-containing protein translates to MTTIKADRPLGPKPVWPNYAKDNLVKVPSHEKKQQLGKDQFLKILMTQMGNQDPLSPLQNHELIAQMAQFSSVEQLTKISTQINSMQSSIGMSSNLIGKQISWIVPGQQQTDGSVGQGELKSGVVESILVKDGKPYANVDGAQIEIEKIAEIRDAAKSAPAPSAGNSPTTDTKGGATAPANGTNGGLTP, encoded by the coding sequence ATGACAACTATAAAAGCAGATAGACCGCTAGGTCCTAAACCGGTGTGGCCTAACTATGCCAAGGACAATCTGGTAAAGGTTCCGAGTCATGAGAAGAAACAGCAGCTAGGTAAAGATCAGTTTCTCAAAATCTTGATGACACAGATGGGAAATCAAGATCCGTTGTCACCGTTGCAAAACCATGAGTTAATTGCGCAAATGGCACAATTTTCTTCTGTTGAGCAATTGACGAAGATTTCAACTCAAATTAACTCAATGCAGTCGTCGATCGGCATGTCTTCCAATTTGATTGGTAAGCAAATCTCTTGGATTGTGCCTGGACAGCAGCAGACGGATGGCAGCGTTGGTCAAGGAGAACTCAAGTCCGGTGTTGTGGAATCGATCCTCGTTAAAGACGGCAAACCGTATGCGAACGTGGACGGTGCGCAGATCGAGATCGAGAAGATTGCAGAGATTCGTGACGCAGCAAAGAGTGCTCCGGCGCCAAGCGCAGGAAATAGTCCGACAACCGATACTAAAGGCGGTGCAACTGCTCCTGCAAACGGCACGAATGGTGGGTTGACTCCATGA
- the fliF gene encoding flagellar basal-body MS-ring/collar protein FliF, whose translation MNEKMNQYREKASQYWNQFSKKQKILLASTVGIMLLAITVLTYQLSKTDYELAFKDLNANDAAGIIEYLTASNIPFQLSANGTAISVPVTAAAQVKVDVGAQGIVKSGSIGFEQFTADGLMGGMTDNVFDVRYNNALNGEIERLLSQMQGVQDAKVIINLPQETVFATPDEEQASASIVMRFKPGYRPDQSAVDGYYNLIKTAVPNLAIDNITISSDEGPLFASGTSGTGATTVSGQVNEQLKIQRKYENDIRLNVQQFLANFMGPEQVNVLVSAKLNFDKVQKEENLVTPVNTEDMKGIEISVQELQESFNGTSASESGVAGVGTGEVTNYPADSGNGDSNSEKTQRTVNYEVNRFKNLIEASPYAVKDLTIHAAVDTTGMDPNNVQKIENVLRSIVSAQLRDSGTTYTDEQLTQKVSVLAQNGSKDGSASQEGGIPTWVWYAGGALALLAIAGGIMFVVMRRRKRQEEMYDNEYDYSYSSSMELPSIDLENLTNENQVRKQLEMLAQKKPDEFVKLLRTWLVDESR comes from the coding sequence GTGAACGAGAAAATGAACCAGTATCGGGAAAAAGCTTCTCAATACTGGAATCAATTCAGTAAAAAGCAGAAAATACTGCTTGCCTCAACGGTAGGCATCATGCTGTTAGCAATTACAGTCCTTACATATCAGCTATCCAAGACAGATTATGAACTGGCGTTTAAAGACTTAAACGCAAATGATGCAGCTGGAATCATTGAATACTTAACCGCAAGCAATATCCCGTTCCAGTTAAGTGCGAACGGTACAGCCATTTCGGTTCCTGTTACGGCAGCAGCACAAGTTAAAGTAGATGTCGGTGCTCAAGGAATCGTTAAAAGTGGTTCCATCGGCTTTGAACAATTTACTGCAGATGGATTAATGGGTGGTATGACAGATAATGTGTTTGATGTCCGGTACAACAATGCGCTGAACGGCGAAATTGAACGCCTACTGAGCCAAATGCAAGGTGTGCAGGATGCAAAAGTCATTATTAATCTTCCGCAAGAAACGGTATTTGCAACACCAGATGAAGAGCAAGCATCTGCATCCATCGTCATGAGATTTAAACCGGGCTATCGTCCGGATCAGTCCGCTGTAGACGGGTATTACAACCTGATTAAGACAGCTGTGCCTAACTTGGCAATAGACAACATTACGATATCGAGTGATGAGGGCCCACTGTTTGCATCTGGTACGTCAGGAACTGGAGCAACTACAGTATCTGGTCAAGTAAACGAGCAATTGAAAATACAACGCAAATACGAGAATGACATTCGCTTGAACGTTCAGCAATTCTTGGCTAACTTTATGGGCCCAGAACAAGTTAACGTACTCGTATCAGCGAAATTGAACTTTGATAAAGTTCAAAAAGAAGAGAATCTTGTGACGCCTGTTAATACGGAAGACATGAAAGGCATCGAAATTAGTGTGCAGGAGCTACAAGAGTCTTTCAACGGAACAAGTGCATCAGAGAGCGGTGTCGCGGGTGTTGGGACTGGCGAAGTAACGAACTATCCTGCTGACTCTGGTAATGGTGACTCGAACTCCGAGAAAACGCAGCGCACAGTAAATTATGAAGTTAATCGCTTTAAAAATTTAATTGAAGCAAGTCCATATGCTGTAAAGGATTTAACCATTCATGCAGCAGTTGACACAACGGGTATGGACCCGAACAACGTGCAAAAAATCGAAAATGTGCTGCGCTCTATCGTATCTGCGCAGTTACGTGATTCTGGAACTACATATACAGACGAACAATTGACACAAAAAGTTTCGGTTCTTGCACAAAATGGGTCTAAAGACGGATCTGCAAGTCAAGAAGGCGGAATTCCTACGTGGGTATGGTATGCTGGTGGGGCTTTGGCACTACTTGCGATTGCCGGTGGTATTATGTTTGTTGTTATGCGTCGTCGCAAGCGTCAAGAGGAGATGTACGACAACGAGTACGACTATTCGTATTCGTCAAGTATGGAGCTTCCTTCTATAGATTTGGAAAACTTAACGAACGAGAACCAAGTTCGCAAACAGCTTGAAATGTTGGCTCAGAAAAAGCCAGATGAATTCGTCAAGCTGCTTCGTACCTGGCTTGTGGATGAATCGAGGTGA
- the fliG gene encoding flagellar motor switch protein FliG, whose protein sequence is MTKSAFGLTGRQKAAILLITLGPEVSAQIFKHLRDEEIEQLTLEIANVRKVDVPDKEAVMGEFHQICMAQEYISQGGIAYAKEILEKALGSQKAIDIINRLTATLQVRPFDFARKADAAQILNFIQNENPQTIALVLSYLQTEQSSIILSSLPPEKQAEVARRVALMDSTSPEVINQVERVLEQKLSATVTQDYTSAGGIESIVNILNGVDRGTERTILDSLEIQDPELAEEIKKRMFVFEDIVNIDNRSIQRIVRDIENNDLQLALKVASEEVREAIFRNMSKRMADTFKEEMEYMGPVRLRDVEEAQTRIVSTIRRLEEAGEIIIARGGGDDIIV, encoded by the coding sequence ATGACAAAAAGCGCATTCGGATTAACAGGAAGACAGAAAGCGGCAATTCTGCTTATTACGCTCGGGCCGGAAGTATCGGCGCAAATCTTCAAACATTTGCGTGATGAAGAAATCGAACAATTAACGCTAGAAATCGCAAATGTTCGTAAGGTAGATGTACCTGATAAAGAAGCGGTCATGGGCGAGTTTCACCAAATATGTATGGCTCAAGAGTACATATCACAGGGCGGTATCGCTTATGCGAAAGAAATATTGGAGAAAGCACTCGGCTCGCAAAAAGCGATTGATATTATTAATCGTTTGACAGCAACGCTTCAAGTGCGACCGTTTGATTTTGCTCGCAAAGCTGATGCAGCTCAAATTTTAAACTTTATACAGAACGAAAATCCGCAAACGATTGCACTCGTGCTATCGTACTTGCAAACGGAGCAGTCATCGATCATTTTGTCATCGTTGCCTCCGGAAAAACAGGCTGAGGTGGCACGTCGTGTGGCATTGATGGACAGCACGTCACCGGAAGTGATCAACCAAGTCGAGCGTGTACTGGAACAAAAACTTTCAGCTACAGTTACGCAGGATTATACAAGTGCGGGTGGTATTGAATCGATTGTTAACATCTTGAATGGTGTTGACAGGGGAACAGAGCGTACAATTTTGGATTCGCTTGAAATTCAAGACCCAGAATTAGCAGAAGAAATTAAAAAGCGGATGTTCGTATTCGAGGACATCGTCAATATCGACAATCGTTCGATTCAGCGGATTGTTCGCGATATCGAAAACAACGATTTGCAGCTTGCGCTTAAAGTGGCAAGCGAAGAAGTACGCGAAGCGATATTCCGCAATATGTCGAAACGAATGGCAGATACGTTCAAAGAGGAAATGGAATATATGGGGCCTGTGCGGTTGCGTGACGTTGAAGAAGCGCAAACTCGCATCGTGTCTACGATTCGTCGCTTAGAAGAAGCGGGTGAGATCATTATTGCTCGTGGCGGAGGAGATGATATCATTGTCTAA
- the fliE gene encoding flagellar hook-basal body complex protein FliE: MIQNTMLPLNNVTPLKSITPVQKGDTPAEITNSFSQFLADALQQVDAQERQVHTLNDKFIVGEASVDQVMVASERSILGLQLTTQVRNKMVEAYQEIMRMQV; this comes from the coding sequence GTGATTCAAAATACGATGTTACCGCTTAATAATGTCACACCTTTAAAATCGATAACTCCGGTTCAAAAAGGTGATACGCCAGCGGAAATTACGAATTCTTTCAGCCAATTTTTGGCGGATGCACTTCAACAAGTTGATGCACAGGAGCGTCAAGTTCATACGCTAAACGATAAATTTATTGTCGGTGAAGCAAGTGTTGATCAAGTCATGGTTGCTTCGGAGCGCTCGATTCTCGGCTTGCAGCTGACGACACAAGTGCGCAACAAAATGGTTGAAGCGTATCAAGAGATTATGCGCATGCAAGTCTAG
- a CDS encoding flagellar basal body-associated FliL family protein, which produces MKRMLPWMITMLLAVTLIALVVIMLLNTGTSNSPTDAASSEKIELSADEIVEMTSQMTDIKTNLADREYVVLTAFAFQLDSVSTKEDFDKIKDLRIKPLILRVLANMKPEDLQGEKGQDQLCARLLDLINKELPEGKLIQVDLTEFIMTRI; this is translated from the coding sequence ATGAAACGAATGTTGCCGTGGATGATCACGATGCTGCTTGCCGTTACATTGATCGCATTAGTAGTCATCATGTTGTTGAACACAGGAACTAGCAACTCACCAACGGATGCAGCTAGTTCTGAAAAAATTGAACTATCTGCGGATGAAATCGTAGAAATGACGTCACAAATGACGGACATTAAGACGAATTTAGCAGATCGAGAGTATGTGGTGCTAACGGCATTTGCATTCCAACTCGATAGTGTAAGCACGAAAGAGGATTTTGACAAAATTAAAGATTTGCGTATCAAGCCGCTTATATTGCGTGTATTAGCGAATATGAAGCCTGAAGATTTACAAGGCGAAAAAGGTCAGGATCAGTTATGTGCGAGGTTGCTCGATCTCATAAATAAAGAGCTTCCAGAAGGAAAGCTTATCCAAGTTGACTTGACTGAATTTATTATGACACGCATCTAA
- the fliI gene encoding flagellar protein export ATPase FliI: MKVKWNAEKYVDYLRQVDPVRINGKVTQVIGLTVESEGPDASIGDVCYIYPSKGNEPLLAEVVGFRENKVLLMPLGDLQSIGPGCDVVGTGKPLTVQVGSELLGKVLDGLGRPLDGSFLPTRMAKYSTSNTPANPLTRPRVKEPMGVGVRAIDGLLTIGGGQRVGIFAGSGVGKSTLLGMIARNTAADVNVIALIGERGREVLEFIERDLGPEGLKRSVVIVATSDQPALVRIKGAVIATTIAEYFRDRGMNVMLMMDSVTRYAMAMREVGLAIGEPPATRGYTPSVFASLPKLLERSGTGANGTITAFYTVLVDGDDMNEPIADAVRGILDGHIVLNRNIANKGHFPAIDVLASISRVMKDIVPKDHQLAAEQLKRLLAVYKESEDLINIGAYQRGSNPVIDEALQYIEEIQAFTKQRVDDEAPFEETIERLKMQFPGS; the protein is encoded by the coding sequence ATGAAGGTTAAGTGGAACGCCGAAAAGTATGTGGACTATTTACGACAAGTTGATCCCGTTCGCATAAACGGAAAGGTAACTCAAGTTATCGGACTCACCGTTGAGTCAGAAGGTCCGGATGCTAGCATCGGGGACGTTTGTTACATTTATCCGTCAAAAGGGAATGAGCCTTTGCTGGCGGAAGTAGTCGGTTTTCGTGAAAACAAAGTACTACTAATGCCACTTGGTGATTTGCAGTCGATTGGCCCAGGCTGTGACGTTGTTGGTACAGGGAAGCCTCTTACGGTGCAAGTAGGATCTGAGCTGCTCGGAAAGGTGCTTGATGGCTTAGGTCGTCCGCTCGACGGATCATTTTTACCGACGAGGATGGCAAAGTATTCAACTTCCAACACACCTGCTAACCCGCTTACGCGGCCACGAGTAAAAGAGCCGATGGGTGTAGGTGTACGAGCGATTGACGGATTGCTTACGATAGGCGGCGGCCAACGGGTCGGTATATTCGCCGGTTCAGGTGTTGGTAAAAGTACGCTGCTGGGCATGATTGCCCGCAACACGGCAGCGGACGTAAACGTGATTGCCCTTATCGGTGAACGGGGACGTGAGGTGTTGGAGTTTATCGAGCGTGATCTCGGTCCCGAGGGGTTAAAGCGTTCTGTCGTTATTGTAGCTACATCGGATCAACCGGCACTCGTCCGCATTAAAGGCGCCGTTATTGCAACGACAATTGCTGAATATTTTCGTGATCGCGGCATGAACGTCATGCTCATGATGGATTCTGTAACGCGTTATGCAATGGCGATGCGGGAAGTAGGACTTGCGATTGGTGAGCCGCCAGCAACGCGTGGGTATACGCCTTCGGTGTTTGCAAGTTTGCCGAAGTTGCTAGAACGCTCAGGCACTGGGGCTAACGGTACCATAACTGCTTTTTACACGGTGCTTGTTGACGGCGATGATATGAATGAACCGATTGCGGATGCTGTACGTGGGATTTTGGACGGACATATTGTCTTAAATCGTAACATTGCAAATAAGGGTCATTTTCCAGCTATTGATGTGTTAGCAAGTATTAGTCGTGTTATGAAAGATATCGTTCCGAAAGATCACCAGCTCGCAGCTGAACAGCTTAAACGTTTGTTGGCCGTTTACAAAGAGTCTGAAGACTTAATTAATATCGGCGCTTACCAACGTGGAAGCAATCCAGTGATCGACGAAGCGCTGCAATACATAGAAGAAATACAAGCTTTTACGAAACAGCGTGTTGATGATGAGGCTCCTTTTGAGGAGACAATCGAGCGCTTAAAAATGCAATTTCCAGGGAGCTGA
- the fliJ gene encoding flagellar export protein FliJ produces the protein MRAFHYSFQKVLDLKTNEKKQAEWVLSQAVGQLQAEEQSLSCLLTELDTAHRGLQQCADECSPAFQLQQWQQYIFHLEMKKDSARQRVQSAERQVRSKQDDLAARMCDEKVWTKAREKAEEQFKKQMALVEQNEMDEIATVRYFTAAR, from the coding sequence TTGCGCGCATTTCATTATTCCTTTCAAAAGGTGCTTGACCTAAAGACAAATGAAAAAAAGCAAGCAGAATGGGTGTTGTCGCAGGCGGTTGGGCAGCTTCAAGCAGAGGAACAATCATTGTCCTGCTTATTGACTGAACTGGATACGGCACACCGAGGACTGCAACAATGTGCAGATGAATGTTCGCCAGCTTTTCAGTTACAACAATGGCAGCAGTACATATTTCACTTGGAAATGAAAAAGGATTCGGCTCGTCAACGTGTGCAGTCAGCGGAACGTCAAGTGCGTTCTAAACAGGATGATCTCGCTGCACGTATGTGTGATGAGAAAGTATGGACAAAGGCACGGGAGAAAGCGGAGGAACAGTTTAAAAAACAGATGGCACTTGTCGAACAAAATGAAATGGACGAGATTGCCACGGTCCGCTATTTTACGGCTGCAAGATAA